One genomic region from Terriglobales bacterium encodes:
- a CDS encoding glutaminyl-peptide cyclotransferase, whose translation MSSTLGIRSRIRLLLAHLVCFALPASLLSQSKPHLPRATPEYTYKVIHIFPHDATAFTQGLTYKNGFLYEGTGLNGHSSIRKVRLETGEVIEKRDLPSEFFGEGVAVFNKEIVQLTWLSHKGFVYTLNGFAPERTFTYSGEGWGLATDGPVLFMSDGTSTIRVLNPTTFREERHINVSDHGQPVTQLNELEVVEGELFANVWQTDRIARISPRDGHVSGWINLAGLLSPMYRRSSDAVLNGIAYDAQQRRLFVTGKLWPSIFEIRVVKAAKQSTNVSQ comes from the coding sequence GTGAGTTCTACTCTGGGAATCCGATCTCGAATTAGATTGCTCCTCGCTCATCTTGTCTGCTTTGCGCTGCCTGCTTCCTTGCTCTCTCAATCCAAGCCACATCTACCACGTGCAACTCCCGAATACACCTACAAGGTGATACACATCTTCCCGCATGACGCCACCGCGTTTACGCAGGGGCTGACGTATAAAAACGGCTTCCTCTATGAAGGCACAGGCCTCAACGGCCACTCTTCCATCAGAAAAGTACGCCTCGAAACCGGCGAGGTCATCGAGAAAAGAGATCTGCCTTCGGAATTTTTCGGCGAAGGAGTTGCAGTCTTTAACAAGGAAATCGTCCAACTCACCTGGCTCTCGCACAAGGGGTTCGTTTACACCCTCAACGGTTTTGCTCCTGAACGTACATTCACTTATTCGGGCGAAGGTTGGGGCCTGGCTACCGACGGTCCGGTGCTGTTCATGAGCGACGGAACTTCAACCATTCGAGTTCTCAATCCGACGACATTTCGAGAAGAGCGCCACATAAACGTAAGCGACCACGGACAACCGGTGACTCAGCTCAATGAACTGGAAGTCGTGGAAGGAGAACTCTTTGCTAACGTCTGGCAGACGGACCGGATCGCGAGAATCTCTCCACGGGACGGCCACGTTAGCGGATGGATCAACTTGGCAGGACTACTGAGTCCGATGTACCGCCGCAGTTCAGACGCGGTCCTTAACGGCATTGCCTATGACGCGCAGCAAAGACGGTTATTCGTGACTGGCAAGCTTTGGCCGAGCATTTTTGAAATTCGCGTCGTCAAAGCAGCGAAACAAAGTACGAACGTGAGCCAGTAA
- the rbfA gene encoding 30S ribosome-binding factor RbfA, whose protein sequence is MVEPRPPKHQRERRVEALREEIDLILEGELGDPRIGLAAVTEIMLAPGGKTARVFVRVDGDDEEAEQTLEGLNAAKGFIRHQLAERMGLRHAPELLFVIDRSEQYSSRIDELLGRTKRKKKS, encoded by the coding sequence ATGGTTGAACCGCGCCCTCCGAAACACCAACGTGAGCGGCGGGTGGAGGCCTTGCGGGAGGAGATCGATCTCATCCTCGAAGGCGAGCTCGGTGATCCCAGGATCGGCCTGGCGGCCGTGACCGAAATTATGCTTGCGCCAGGCGGAAAGACAGCTCGCGTGTTCGTTCGCGTCGATGGAGATGATGAAGAAGCTGAGCAGACCTTGGAAGGACTGAACGCGGCCAAAGGTTTCATTCGCCACCAACTCGCGGAACGTATGGGGTTGCGACACGCTCCCGAGCTTCTGTTTGTGATCGACCGCTCCGAGCAGTACTCGTCGCGCATTGACGAGCTCCTGGGGCGAACGAAGAGGAAAAAAAAATCATGA
- a CDS encoding DUF503 domain-containing protein → MPIATLTLEIRIEGAHSLKDKRQVLRSLKDKLRSGFNVSVAELDQTDLWQRATIGVVSISSSRDYLSGLMQQVERAATRIANDNGAEVTDSFVEMD, encoded by the coding sequence ATGCCCATCGCGACTCTCACCCTGGAAATCCGCATTGAAGGCGCCCACTCGCTCAAGGACAAGCGCCAGGTGCTGCGCAGCCTGAAAGACAAACTTCGCTCCGGCTTCAACGTATCAGTGGCTGAACTCGATCAAACTGATTTGTGGCAGCGCGCAACCATCGGAGTCGTGAGTATCTCGAGCTCGCGCGATTATCTTTCTGGACTGATGCAGCAGGTCGAGCGCGCAGCCACGCGCATCGCGAACGACAATGGGGCTGAGGTGACGGACAGCTTTGTGGAGATGGACTAG